A single region of the Zygotorulaspora mrakii chromosome 4, complete sequence genome encodes:
- the EPO1 gene encoding Epo1p (similar to Saccharomyces cerevisiae YLR031W and YMR124W; ancestral locus Anc_2.414): MDAGLSAIRNPGGTGHRGSSQAQMRNQLLQSDIGNLDIRYEIPNQPSYSGRGSQQYFSNQPEYTNPQFRGLPPQQPQGNPQQPFNRVAYPSYPPMGANMGPPAGPRMGPQIPQYQSTHGRNSSMRPGSQMTQGQAGRRAYSLNQKSLSSFFKGPKFLHGKGKPHSNKDDYDDDEDVILEDNEQAMLTLHDIKTSGNRGGESYGHGTSTAPMIPVTMTKDHGNMTNMEYRKHLFAQRKMAMNAVNKQQKGMPYEPRAMSLQTYNNESPFIQGRMAPHPQGSSPIVTNRANSLMRGPESIRQQPQQPQQQYKNYSPHDIPRYNSLPSNGPRSMSLLTPQPGRQAGSAYQMPGQVQASNEFLADRQPRTEMYMAKNASWSSDNESKQYQTWKSSDTSSSNPSKSFAPSNSAPSVGDFPSSTFHTEYGSNTAAPLNNQLNVPPLTQAKGQLNVLKLSAPQQNELEAKARLLSQKEKDLKDKELRIREKEASFKNGLLESRGGSVDSVQQEESRTVLPHSSQTEQEIVNEKDERDERDDGDDLDIQPQPSLEVGLGSLSLHSRDNGDSGQPSNRISNATFVSTFSESPQKVNVPKKSTGMYKLEKSANNSIFVTAQEFPNDMENRSDTSRASTGKEFSRKDSPNTSTDSIDDGNSTLKGSIGRVDASKESIDRKNSNASSGAKLKKRTSFVKAKNFLRKMSSSSPTKGGDEDSQLALRRSPTNISIDSLPSSNNDTFHYRTQNKKTDNRISVLSASSKKMPDDQQNSSIPETDTEGRTERRENSDVSDPDGFDFDNTLGKPYEPLFAVNKDIDTKKFRTITISGEQLNILNENKLLMQEITLVSTELAESIKRETILESQLKDLAHNNFSLTENDSTSLAEFEIELRKKSAKIVQLIQQLNDERLKRFIAEEQLLLQENGAKPSSIDLVHTISTLNTQLQDKNAEISMLRGALENNTTIR, encoded by the coding sequence TAGAAACCCTGGCGGAACAGGTCATCGCGGTTCTTCCCAGGCACAAATGAGGAACCAGTTGCTGCAAAGTGACATAGGCAACCTGGATATAAGATATGAGATACCGAACCAACCATCGTATTCAGGACGAGGCTCGCaacaatatttttcaaatcaacCTGAATATACAAATCCGCAATTTAGAGGGCTACCACCGCAGCAGCCTCAAGGTAATCCTCAACAGCCATTTAACAGAGTTGCATATCCATCCTATCCACCAATGGGTGCTAACATGGGGCCTCCAGCAGGTCCGCGTATGGGACCGCAGATACCACAATATCAATCAACCCACGGAAGGAATTCCTCTATGAGACCGGGCTCACAAATGACGCAAGGCCAAGCTGGAAGAAGAGCCTACTCtttaaatcaaaaatcGCTCTCAAGTTTCTTCAAGGGcccaaaatttttgcatGGCAAGGGCAAACCCCACTCAAATAAAGACGATTACGACGATGATGAGGATGTGATTTTGGAAGATAATGAGCAAGCAATGCTTACACTTCATGACATAAAGACCTCAGGTAATAGAGGCGGTGAGAGCTACGGTCATGGCACTAGCACTGCGCCAATGATTCCAGTAACAATGACAAAGGATCACGGCAATATGACTAATATGGAATATAGAAAACATTTATTTgctcaaagaaaaatggcaatGAATGCTGTAAACAAACAACAAAAGGGCATGCCCTATGAACCTAGAGCGATGTCCCTGCAAACCTATAATAACGAGAGTCCCTTCATACAGGGAAGAATGGCTCCACACCCTCAAGGATCCTCACCAATTGTCACGAATCGCGCAAACTCTCTGATGCGTGGCCCTGAAAGCATTCGTCAACAGCCACAGCAGCCTCAACAACAGTACAAAAATTACTCACCTCACGATATACCGAGATACAATTCACTTCCAAGCAATGGCCCTCGTTCTATGTCTCTATTAACTCCTCAGCCAGGACGCCAAGCAGGAAGTGCGTACCAAATGCCAGGTCAGGTGCAAGCATCAAATGAGTTTCTAGCCGATAGGCAACCTCGAACAGAAATGTATATGGCGAAGAATGCTTCATGGTCATCTGATAATGAATCTAAACAATACCAAACATGGAAATCTTCAGATACTTCCTCTTCCAATCCATCAAAATCCTTTGCTCCTTCAAACTCAGCACCGAGTGTTGGCGATTTCCCATCCAGTACCTTTCATACCGAATATGGGTCTAATACTGCTGCACCTTTAAATAATCAGCTTAACGTCCCACCTTTAACTCAGGCAAAGGGTCAATTAAATGTATTAAAGCTTTCTGCGCCTCAGCAAAATGAACTGGAAGCAAAAGCGCGGCTACTGAGCCAGAAAGAGAAGGATCTGAAGGACAAGGAGTTGCGTATACGTGAGAAAGAAGCTAGCTTTAAAAATGGTCTACTCGAAAGTCGAGGAGGCAGTGTGGATTCAGTTCAACAAGAAGAGTCACGTACGGTGCTGCCACATAGCAGTCAGACTGAACAAGAGAttgtaaatgaaaaagatgaaaggGATGAGAGAGATGACGGTGATGATCTAGATATACAGCCACAGCCTTCCCTCGAGGTAGGTCTAGGTTCTCTATCGCTGCACAGTCGAGATAATGGCGATTCAGGCCAACCAAGCAATCGAATTTCCAATGCGACGTTTGTATCAACCTTTAGCGAGTCTCCCCAGAAAGTAAACGTTCCTAAAAAAAGTACAGGAATGTATAAACTAGAAAAAAGTGCAAATAATAGCATTTTTGTGACGGCTCAAGAATTTCCAAATGATATGGAGAATAGAAGTGACACAAGTAGAGCAAGTACAGGAAAAGAGTTCAGCCGAAAAGATTCTCCGAATACGTCAACAGACTCAATCGATGATGGAAATTCTACGCTAAAAGGCTCCATTGGTCGCGTTGATGCTTCAAAAGAATCTATTGATAGAAAAAACTCTAATGCTTCTTCAGGTGCCAAGTTAAAGAAGCGCACTTCATTTGTaaaggcaaaaaattttcttagAAAAATGTCTTCTAGTTCTCCTACGAAGGgtggtgatgaagattcGCAATTAGCCTTGAGAAGAAGTCCAACTAATATCAGTATAGATAGTTTGCCAAGTTCAAACAATGATACTTTTCACTATCGTacacaaaacaaaaagacTGATAACCGAATATCAGTTTTATCCgcttcttccaaaaaaatgccAGATGATCAGCAAAACAGCTCGATACCGGAGACAGATACTGAGGGTAGGACTGAGAGGCGAGAAAACAGCGACGTTTCTGATCCCGATGGATTTGATTTCGACAACACACTTGGTAAACCATACGAACCGCTATTTGCCGTtaataaagatattgaTACCAAAAAGTTCAGGACAATAACGATTTCTGGGGAGCAGCTGAATATCCTGAACGAAAATAAACTGCTAATGCAAGAAATAACCCTCGTTTCAACTGAATTAGCAGAGTccatcaaaagagaaacTATTTTAGAGTCACAGCTGAAGGACTTAGCGCATAACAATTTTTCTCTTACAGAGAATGACAGTACGTCACTTGCcgaatttgaaattgaactACGTAAGAAATCAGCAAAGATCGTTCAACTTATCCAGCAGCTGAATGACGAAAGACTAAAAAGATTTATTGCTGAGGAGCAATTGCTTTTACAAGAGAATGGTGCTAAACCGAGCTCGATTGACCTTGTGCACACTATTTCCACACTTAATACCCAACTACAGGATAAAAACGCTGAGATATCAATGCTGAGAGGCGCTCTTGAAAACAACACTACTATCCGGTAA
- the STO1 gene encoding Sto1p (similar to Saccharomyces cerevisiae STO1 (YMR125W); ancestral locus Anc_2.413), translated as MSGRKRRADFDDDTGPRDFRPRMPKRQRVPPVVQLCKEMMPDIRTIGESVRAFPEDIKFLSDAIVNEYGHEDYFNEALLKTFRAVVFEQPHKLPAIGLLTMVVNKENEVAAKSVINFFFEELQKYCNEATNENFSATSNETGPWNKVKLILRFLATLSPILIRDEIVDIFRSLLELSIALKSKDLSKRNPLSEEIYTNTLLDIPYLFIFNREDKALQSMVEELVTFVEQNYSVATSDIDLLKEYNKNSPYQSLELSTIVLPNVKKALAYDMEQLSKIFPEWLHLLPEQAVDHGFNEQLKLPSVEELVPFSYLNMKMGSVDSMWRNPRYAFHVYLPNSVGDFETVVPITTYAGQIFNDIIIDIVESLEFNRKEVAKQIISLDTFFKPGIFAEPGISIAQLASTYEEDPLASTFKIEDLAIETTLSLIFKLPDVSQPFAYFYTLLVEICQNSPKAIAPVFGRAFRFFYNNLDNLDLELKMRYLDWFSIQMSNFNFSWKWNEWENDSLRFGHVVYNPKMVFAKNLIRKELRLTSNTLDVEDSLPEEFKKYLDSSYVPREQLVKYYQSLFVPGHIINDSDVKKSDLFFKQDSVPMSEQVRLILDYIHKQNDSREISELENILGSMKQEFGSIISNFDRFVVALLVQTVVHSGSRSLSHANKYISDLKNDLNQIFSKLEISDELLQFTIVEAVLRFWNTNSQNGFLIVDAFKHAGFVTPIAILNFSFTEDHDINYGLVDATSIESTFRNLSQHTENSDCLQYLFEKLFTIVTGTISILQIQPHEEISIPELSDDMDIDVSDDIPRLNLLWKYETSMSFIKSALRKHSREFRPLVENIKAGIDTACAHEQTKIRLLTWIEEVNMI; from the exons ATGtctggaagaaaaagaagagcag ATTTCGACGATGATACTGGTCCCCGTGATTTCAGGCCACGGATGCCTAAAAGACAGAGGGTACCACCAGTGGTTCAACTATGTAAGGAGATGATGCCGGATATTCGCACGATTGGAGAGTCTGTGAGAGCTTTTCCTGAGGATATCAAGTTCTTAAGTGACGCCATTGTGAATGAATATGGCCATGAAGATTATTTTAACGAAGCACtgttgaaaacttttcgaGCAGTAGTGTTCGAACAGCCACACAAATTGCCTGCGATTGGCCTTCTAACAATGGTGGTTAATAAAGAGAATGAGGTTGCAGCAAAGAGCGtgatcaatttcttctttgaagagTTGCAAAAGTATTGCAATGAGGCTACCAAtgagaatttttcagctacTTCAAATGAAACTGGACCCTGGAATAAGGTTAAATTGATTCTGAGATTCTTGGCCACTTTGTCACCAATTTTGATACgtgatgaaattgttgatattttcagatCGTTACTAGAGTTGAGTATCGCACTAAAGAGCAAggatttatcaaaaagaaatccaTTGTCTGAAGAAATTTACACAAATACTCTTTTGGACATACCTTATTTGTTTATATTTAACAGGGAAGATAAGGCTCTTCAAAGCATGGTTGAAGAGCTCGTTACATTTGTTGAACAGAACTACTCTGTAGCTACTTCCGATATCGACCTTTTGAAGGAGTACAATAAAAATAGTCCCTATCAAAGTTTAGAATTGAGCACAATTGTTTTGCCTAACGTGAAAAAAGCTCTGGCTTATGATATGGAACAGTTGTCCAAGATTTTTCCCGAATGGTTACATCTACTACCAGAACAAGCAGTTGATCATGGTTTCAATGAGCAATTGAAGTTGCCATCGGTGGAGGAATTAGTTCCATTTAGCTACTTGAATATGAAGATGGGTTCCGTTGATAGCATGTGGAGAAACCCGAGATATGCATTCCACGTATATCTACCAAACTCAGTCGGTGATTTTGAGACTGTTGTTCCCATAACGACATATGCGGGACAGATCTTCAACGATATTATCATTGATATAGTTGAGAGCTTGGAATTCAACAGGAAAGAAGTTGCAAAAcaaatcatttctttggatacatttttcaaaccgGGTATATTTGCTGAACCTGGTATATCAATTGCCCAACTAGCATCGACTTATGAAGAGGATCCTTTAGCGTCGACCtttaaaattgaagatcTAGCCATAGAAACTACACTCAGCCTGATTTTCAAGTTACCGGATGTCTCACAACCCTTTGCCTATTTTTACACACTTTTAGTCGAAATCTGTCAAAATTCGCCTAAAGCTATTGCTCCTGTTTTTGGTAGAGCGTTCAGATTTTTCTACAACAACTTGGACAACTTAGATTTGGAACTGAAAATGAGGTATTTAGATTGGTTTTCTATTCAAATGAGTAACTTCAACTTCTCTTGGAAATGGAACGAGTGGGAAAACGACTCTTTAAGATTTGGACATGTTGTATACAACCCAAAGATGGTGTTTGCCAAAAATCTAATACGTAAGGAACTGAGATTAACCTCTAATACGTTGGATGTCGAGGACAGTTTGCCAGaagaatttaaaaaatatcttgATAGCTCATATGTACCAAGAGAGCAGTTGGTCAAATATTATCAATCGCTGTTCGTTCCTGGACATATTATCAACGATTCAGACGTGAAGAAAAGtgatcttttcttcaaacagGATTCGGTTCCAATGTCCGAGCAAGTTCGTCTGATTTTGGACTATATTCACAAACAAAATGACTCACGAGAGATCAGTGAACTAGAAAACATACTGGGTAGTATGAAACAGGAATTTGGTTCTataatttcaaactttgaTCGCTTCGTTGTCGCACTACTAGTTCAAACAGTAGTCCATTCAGGGAGTAGATCCTTGTCGCATGCCAATAAATATATCAgtgatttgaagaatgatctaaatcaaattttcagcaaACTAGAGATTTCAGACGAGCTGCTACAATTTACCATAGTGGAAGCTGTTCTTAGATTTTGGAATACAAATTCACAAAATGGCTTTTTGATTGTTGATGCTTTCAAGCACGCTGGATTTGTGACTCCAATTGCTATattaaacttttcattCACGGAAGATCATGATATAAATTATGGTTTGGTGGATGCAACTTCAATTGAATCAACCTTTAGAAACTTATCACAACATActgaaaattctgattGTCTTCAGTACctgtttgaaaagcttttcACAATAGTAACTGGTACGATATccattttgcaaattcagCCTCACGAAGAGATCTCCATTCCAGAACTTTCGGATGACATGGATATCGATGTGTCAGACGATATACCAAGGTTGAATCTTTTATGGAAATATGAAACTTCAATGAGTTTTATAAAAAGCGCGTTAAGAAAGCATTCAAGAGAGTTCAGACCCTTAGTGGAAAACATCAAAGCTGGCATTGATACAGCCTGCGCTCACGAACAAACTAAGATACGTCTGCTCACATGGATTGAAGAAGTCAAtatgatttga
- the DLT1 gene encoding Dlt1p (similar to Saccharomyces cerevisiae YMR126C; ancestral locus Anc_2.412) encodes MKPNGRLKVWLYRGSLGITVLFLLGFSIVLPVDSIAQAFQSSNNAFNTFIVIGALVAFGVVGIVIVFGRILFYRSCIQDIPRRYIPIAPGDLPHSRSRNMILENMERSKDLSLLFKKPKHPVIHPGLEPPVGCDEPKFEKIFPEFLNYSTCIKSLADRLKYQGIFLNNQSVDIKLGDTVADVVRNQFMVGCSDQGVLENTQRFIDLYETIQFSGKEPTREQFIEFVSLAIYFVDLSSTRDKRQTVLDPNSNFQPEINFNGDMWNTEVSRIPTNISVNPIQEVDSYNQDSELLPEGGTYLRKVNSSSTVAVRMPSHEIPSMHPNEHF; translated from the coding sequence ATGAAGCCTAACGGGAGATTGAAAGTCTGGCTCTATAGAGGATCTCTAGGTATTACAGTATTATTTCTTCTGGGATTCTCTATTGTGCTTCCAGTCGATTCTATAGCACAGGCCTTTCAGTCTTCTAATAATGCGTTTAACACATTTATTGTAATTGGAGCGCTTGTCGCTTTTGGAGTCGTAGGCATCGTGATAGTTTTTGGTCGTATATTATTCTACAGGAGCTGTATACAAGATATTCCCAGAAGGTACATTCCGATAGCACCCGGGGATCTTCCGCATTCTCGAAGTAGGAACATGATCTTAGAGAATATGGAGCGGTCTAAAGATTTAAGTTTGCTGTTTAAGAAACCAAAGCACCCAGTTATACACCCGGGGTTGGAACCACCTGTCGGATGTGATGAAcccaaatttgaaaaaatctttccCGAGTTTTTGAACTACAGTACATGTATTAAGAGTCTAGCCGATAGACTAAAGTATCAAGGAATTTTCCTAAACAATCAGAGTGTTGACATAAAGCTTGGTGATACTGTAGCAGATGTGGTACGAAATCAGTTCATGGTAGGCTGTAGTGATCAGGGTGTCTTGGAGAATACCCAGCGTTTCATCGATTTATATGAAACAATACAGTTTTCTGGAAAAGAACCCACAAGAGAACAGTTTATCGAATTTGTTTCATTGGCtatttattttgttgatctTTCTTCCACAAGAGATAAGAGACAGACAGTATTGGACCCGAATTCTAATTTTCAACCCgaaatcaatttcaatggTGATATGTGGAACACAGAGGTTTCCAGAATCCCAACAAATATTTCCGTTAATCCAATTCAAGAAGTTGACTCATATAATCAAGATTCGGAATTACTTCCAGAGGGCGGTACGTACCTGAGGAAGGTAAATTCAAGCAGTACTGTCGCGGTGCGAATGCCCTCTCATGAAATACCTAGCATGCATCCTAATGAACACTTTTAA
- the RAD5 gene encoding DNA helicase RAD5 (similar to Saccharomyces cerevisiae RAD5 (YLR032W); ancestral locus Anc_2.411) — translation MTEENLPKKRFFKDELESSQEFKDIEEQKLSFQGNLENAKSFLFTEKPSSQEGVDDSPVMIEETDTSSNSPASCLKKNVEHFRNIVPGVPLERAELLCRMYSKENNVLSKALEHHFERPSSPAACSVNYGDTLPDTESLVTPIPVASLPSPRNHQEENGQRTSKRLKTESHSRRFIGSLQVNAMATRPTVRPIKYATKLKIGLSTGSLTMSKVSHANRSKKASMASYVKIYDAVNEREIGRVPGDIARILFPLLQTNEVEFEATMIFCDNKRLSIGDNFIFQLDCFLSFRIFDTSSPIEGQSKTIHDSSKRRWDSSTQPIVETSEELENGTRIMSLLSLFDKLNIKPIRQSEILENEDKDSRDEIDIIDLDDDKDLVDITSPCSETDNDANEEENIMNMNQLKFFYKATQSIDFLRDLPELEPPKEEFKLNLRRYQKQGLAWMLRREQEFEKLSEYDDFSKVDNSMMINPLWQQFKWPKDMSWESQRSGDRTPKASAEQRFYANLHTGEFSTEKPIMKTMMKGGILSDEMGLGKTISTLALIFSAPIDSEASSKQLFGTEGSDFPPQSQNIPYVSHTTLVVVPMSLLNQWNLEFEKANASKSMRSEIYYGGNVSSLKTLLTKTNNPPTVVLTTYGIVQNEWSKIIKEKDTSSSHTVSSGLFSVEFFRIVIDEGHTIRNRMTRTSKAVLQLAGKRRWVLTGTPIINRLDDLYSLVKFLRLEPWSQISYWKMLVSEPFEKKQYKKAFDVVNAIMVPVSLRRTKQMKDADGKLLVELPPKDIVVERLPFNKTQDHVYKYFLGKAENSVRSGLAQGDLLRKYSTILVHILRLRQICCDIKLLGSRDENDEDLSTSNQLVNEDLKSLTQGAAGEGFSYEFDARKMQIAISNVQKMYDSAELLENIECSICTTEPISLDKALFLECGHGFCEKCIMEYFEFQKEKKLETKCPNCRELVSYNNLVKVELKEGESPKIVPCNCDQKPAKVEALIKHLKVLRDTALGEQVVIFSQFSSYLDVLENELNETFASNEVKIYKFDGRLNLKERATVLEEFGVKSLSKQKILLLSLKAGGVGLNLTCASYAFMMDPWWSPSMEDQAIDRIHRIGQTSNVKVTRFIMENSIEEKMLKIQERKRTIGEAMDADEEERKKRRLQDIQMLFE, via the coding sequence ATGACAGAAGAAAACCTACcgaaaaagagatttttcaaagacgAGCTAGAATCGTCACAGGAATTTAAAGACATTGAAGAGCAGAAGCTATCGTTTCAGGGAAATTTGGAGAATGCAAAatcctttcttttcactgAGAAACCAAGTAGTCAAGAAGGAGTGGATGATTCACCAGTCATGATAGAAGAGACAGACACATCTTCCAACTCTCCTGCCTcatgtttgaaaaagaatgtAGAGCACTTCAGAAACATAGTTCCTGGGGTTCCTTTGGAAAGAGCAGAGTTACTGTGCAGAATGTACtcgaaagaaaacaatgttTTATCTAAGGCCTTAGAACATCATTTCGAGCGACCAAGTTCACCAGCTGCATGCTCAGTAAACTATGGAGACACATTGCCTGACACGGAGAGCCTTGTCACGCCCATCCCAGTAGCATCTTTACCGTCTCCACGCAACcatcaagaagaaaatgggCAGCGAACATCAAAAAGACTCAAAACTGAATCACACTCTAGAAGGTTTATAGGATCTTTGCAGGTGAATGCAATGGCAACGAGGCCCACTGTGAGACCTATAAAATATGCAACGAAGCTCAAGATTGGTCTGTCTACTGGTAGCCTTACAATGTCGAAGGTCAGCCATGCCAACCGAAGCAAGAAAGCGTCTATGGCTAGCTATGTTAAAATATATGATGCTGTCAATGAGCGTGAAATTGGCAGAGTACCGGGGGATATTGCCAGAATCTTATTTCCATTGCTGCAGACCAACGAGGTCGAATTCGAGGcaacaatgattttttgcGATAACAAGAGACTCAGCATTGGTGACAATTTTATATTTCAGTTGGAttgttttctctctttcagaatttttgataCTTCATCGCCGATAGAAGGACAAAGCAAGACAATACATGACAGTTCTAAAAGAAGATGGGATAGCAGTACTCAACCAATTGTAGAAACATCCGAAGAGCTCGAAAATGGGACAAGAATTATGAGTCTGCTTTCACTATTTGATAAACTAAATATTAAGCCTATTAGGCAGAGTGAGATattagaaaatgaagataaagATAGTCGTGATGAGATCGATATCATCGATCTTGACGATGACAAAGATTTGGTTGATATAACCAGTCCATGTAGTGAAACTGATAATGATGCaaatgaagaggaaaatattATGAACATGAaccaattgaaatttttttacaaagCCACACAATCCATTGATTTCTTAAGAGATTTACCTGAACTTGAGCCACCCAAAGAAGAGTTCAAACTAAATTTACGACGATATCAGAAGCAAGGTCTGGCGTGGATGCTTCGAAGAGAGCAggagtttgaaaaattatctgAATACGAcgatttttccaaagttgATAATAGTATGATGATAAATCCGTTGTGGCAGCAATTCAAGTGGCCAAAAGATATGTCGTGGGAAAGCCAAAGGTCAGGAGATCGTACCCCCAAAGCGAGTGCTGAACAACGCTTTTACGCAAATTTACATACTGGCGAGTTTTCTACGGAAAAGCCAATcatgaaaacaatgatgaaagGGGGGATCTTGTCTGATGAGATGGGTCTAGGTAAAACAATCTCCACATTGGCACTCATATTCTCGGCACCTATTGATTCCGAAGCATCCTCCAAACAACTTTTTGGAACCGAGGGTAGCGATTTTCCACCTCAATCCCAAAATATTCCCTATGTATCACATACGACGCTTGTCGTTGTACCTATGTCGTTGTTAAATCAATGGAACTTAGAATTCGAGAAAGCCAATGCGTCAAAAAGCATGCGCAGTGAAATATATTACGGAGGAAATGTTAGCAGCTTGAAAACATTATTGACCAAAACAAACAACCCTCCTACGGTTGTCTTGACAACATATggaattgttcaaaacGAATGGAGtaaaatcatcaaagaaaaagatacTAGTAGCAGTCATACCGTTTCATCTGGATTGTTTTCTGTAGAATTTTTCCGTATTGTTATTGACGAGGGACATACCATTAGAAATAGGATGACGAGAACTTCAAAAGCAGTTTTGCAGCTTGCTGGAAAGCGCAGATGGGTGCTAACCGGCACTCCTATAATTAACAGACTTGATGATCTATACAGTTtggtcaaatttttaagGCTTGAGCCATGGTCGCAAATTTCTTATTGGAAGATGCTCGTCTCGGaaccatttgaaaagaaacaatATAAGAAGGCATTTGATGTTGTGAACGCCATTATGGTTCCGGTGTCTCTGAGAAGAACAAAGCAGATGAAGGATGCCGACGGAAAGCTTTTGGTAGAGTTACCACCCAAAGACATTGTTGTAGAAAGATTGCCCTTCAATAAAACACAAGACCAtgtatataaatattttttgggCAAAGCTGAAAATTCCGTGAGATCAGGCCTGGCTCAAGGTGATTTATTGAGGAAATACTCTACGATTCTAGTACATATTTTGAGGCTCCGGCAAATATGCTGTGACATTAAGCTATTGGGCTCTAGAGATGAGAATGATGAGGATCTTTCAACAAGTAATCAGCTAGTGAACGAAGATCTTAAAAGTTTAACTCAAGGTGCAGCAGGAGAGGGTTTCTCTTATGAATTTGATGCAAGGAAAATGCAGATTGCTATATCTAATGTACAAAAAATGTATGACAGTGCAGagcttcttgaaaatattgaatgtTCTATATGTACGACTGAACCAATTTCGTTGGATAAAGCATTGTTTTTGGAGTGTGGACATGGTTTCTGCGAAAAATGTATCATGGAGTATTTCGAGTTTCAGAAGGAGAAAAAGCTTGAAACAAAATGTCCAAACTGTCGTGAACTTGTGAGCTATAACAATTTAGTGAAAGTAGAGCTCAAAGAAGGTGAATCCCCGAAAATTGTTCCGTGCAACTGTGATCAAAAGCCAGCGAAAGTTGAGGCACTAATAAAACACCTAAAGGTACTACGGGACACTGCTTTAGGCGAACAGGTTGTTATATTTTCTCAGTTCTCATCCTACCTAGATGTGCTCGAAAACGAGCTTAACGAGACGTTCGCATCAAATGAGGTCAAAATTTATAAATTCGATGGGCGACTGAACTTGAAAGAGAGAGCGACCGTTCTGGAAGAATTTGGTGTGAAGAGTTTGagcaaacaaaaaattcttctaCTCTCATTGAAAGCAGGTGGTGTAGGTTTGAATTTGACTTGTGCATCGTATGCTTTCATGATGGATCCTTGGTGGTCACCTAGTATGGAAGATCAAGCGATTGACAGAATACATAGAATTGGGCAAACAAGCAACGTAAAGGTGACGAGATTCATCATGGAAAACagcattgaagaaaaaatgctgaaaataCAGGAGAGAAAGCGCACAATCGGAGAAGCTATGGATGCCGATGAGgaggaaagaaagaagcGGAGGCTTCAAGATATCCAAATGCTCTTTGAATGA
- the SAS2 gene encoding histone acetyltransferase (similar to Saccharomyces cerevisiae SAS2 (YMR127C); ancestral locus Anc_2.410), which translates to MGKRMGKGEKDILYGILSERNIKHIQFGIDKRFPSWYGSNAYFNLETRLLGFKEDQRVVKKVERCQFWLDTLYICEYCFKYTDDEEQYIAHEANCKYKGRAPGKIMYKSPTYTIRRVKGSKHQLFCQCLCLFTKLFLDNKSMYFKVDHYEFYIVYETESTKPMGFFSKDLVSYQQNNLACILTFPPYQRRRLGSLLLEFSYELSKSEGILSGPELPLSPFGLISYLKYWSKVICYELTTGELANFGRLTLEDIATVSGMRIQDIILTLKYLNCLGESNDIYLTPLKNNLKKYGSKRNDIFSLEEEYLLIDG; encoded by the coding sequence ATGGGGAAAAGAATGGGGAAGGGAGAAAAAGATATTCTTTACGGGATCCTGAGTGAGAGAAACATTAAGCACATTCAATTTGGTATTGACAAGAGATTCCCCAGCTGGTATGGGAGCAATGCATatttcaatcttgaaaCGAGACTACTGGGCTTCAAGGAAGATCAAAGAGTGGTAAAGAAGGTTGAGCGCTGCCAGTTTTGGTTGGATACGCTGTATATTTGTGAATATTGCTTCAAGTACACGGACGACGAAGAACAGTATATCGCACATGAAGCTAATTGCAAATACAAGGGCCGTGCTCCAGGCAAGATCATGTATAAAAGCCCTACATATACCATCAGGCGAGTTAAAGGCTCGAAACATCAATTGTTTTGCCAGTGCCTTTGCCTATTTACGAAGCTATTTCTGGATAACAAATCCATGTACTTCAAAGTTGATCACTATGAGTTTTATATTGTCTATGAAACCGAATCAACGAAGCCAATGGGATTCTTCTCGAAAGACCTTGTTTCTTATCAGCAAAACAATCTAGCGTGCATTCTCACATTCCCTCCATATCAGAGACGTCGACTTGGCTCTTTACTTTTGGAGTTTTCTTAtgaattatcaaaaagtgaAGGGATTTTATCAGGCCCTGAATTGCCACTCTCACCATTTGGCTTGATAAGCTACTTGAAGTACTGGTCAAAAGTAATATGTTATGAATTGACCACAGGCGAATTGGCTAATTTTGGGAGACTTACACTTGAGGACATTGCTACTGTATCGGGAATGCGAATACAGGACATTATTTTGACATTAAAATATCTTAATTGCCTTGGAGAATCAAATGATATATATCTGACccctttgaaaaataatttgaaaaaatacggttctaaaagaaatgatatcTTTTCCTTAGAGGAGGAATACCTGCTCATTGACGGCTAA